Below is a window of Lacrimispora xylanolytica DNA.
CAAGCGTCTTACGACATAAAAATGCATCTTGAATCAGCTTTTAAAGGCTTCTCAAGATGCATTTATTATGTGCCAGTTTGAAACTGACATATCTCTCGCTATTATTAAGACTCACTGTGGGTATGCTTTATATCCTGTTGTTATTCGTCACACCTTTTCTTACCGCTTGCCATTCCAACGCTAAGCAACAACCACATCATGGGAGTTACAATCACTACACTTATATTTACTACCGCTTGAGTCATATAACATATCACAGCAAAACAACAGCCTATGATATATGGCTTTGTCTTCACATTTTTACACATACAGTAAATTGCTGAGCCAAGAAAAACAACGTAAGCAATCAAACCAGTCAGCCCAATGGTCATGAAGTACTGCAAATACTCATTATGGGCATTTTCAAAGCGTTGTGGCATTTCTTCACCGATTTTTGTTACAGTCAGTATTCCAAAGGTATCCGGTCCATGCCCAAATAATTTATGCATTGGAGTAAATTCCTTATATAACTCCATTGACTTTCTCCAAATATACCCCCGACCAGTTCCCCAGCTATCATCAAATACGAGATAATTCCCCAAAGAGCCATACCTTGCTGCATTTCCAGCCACATTTGCATCAAAAAGCAAAAATCCAAGAACCAATACGGAAAGTATCAGCAGTCCAGCCCAGCCATACATGACCACCGGTCCAACTTCATCATTCTTATTCCGGCTTTTTTTAATCAGGATATAAACTGCAGCGTATATTGCCCACAGCCCTGCTACCACGTATAGGAAGCCATTAAACTCAGCCAATGTCTGAAACAAACTATCAAGCCCAATCACCGTATCCTTGTAGGCCTGGTTCATTTGGATAATGCATAGCACCACGGTACCAAATGTAGCAAGCATCAGCAAATATCGCTTCATCCCGGTTTTACTTCTGAATAATAGAAAGGGCAGAAATCCAAACAAAGCGGCCAATGCCAAATATGCATTGTCGCTGCGTCCCAGGATAATTGCAAAAAAGCTAATTACCATACAGAGATAACACCAGATGACTCTTATCCTACTCTTAGCAATGGCAAACCACGCCGCTGAAGCACCTAAAATCAGTGCAACATAACCGGTGTACATATTAATATTTCCTATGGTGGAGGTAAATATATCCCATTCTTCATGAGCAATGTATTTATGAAGATTAAGGACATCCATCCTAAAATAATCTGTGATTCCAACAAAACATACAATCATACCACTGACCAGAAAAACATCCAGTACCCATTCCTTTGCCTTCCAAAACCGGCTAATCATCAGATAGGATGCAACATAGAGTGTCATTAAAAATAATCCTGAATATCGTCCTTCGTTCCCCCAGAATGACTCATAAAAATAATCGGACTGAAAAGTTGAAATAACGAGAATGATCCCAAAAATGATAGCCCAACAATCAGCTGCACGAAATGTTTTTCTCCAGTTTTTTGGGCGCAGCCTGGTAAAAAATATCTTTGTATGCTCCCCTTTATACTTCTTGTAGTCGATTACCAGCATTATTAGACAAAGAATAAGGCAAAGTGATAACATAGCCACAACGCTGCCCCAATAAAATTGATATTTGAACACCAAAATATCTATATAAGAATTATGATATATGAGAGGAAACACTAAGACTAATAAAACAATAAAAAAGCTTATTACTCCATTGATGATGGATGAACAAGCTTCTGCAAAGGTGTCCTTATGTACTTTTATATTATTACTCTTTGAGTCCAAATCAAAGCCTCCATTCTCTTCCCTTAATATTAAATAAAGTATAACATTTAATTGACTTAACTACAATTTAAGATTTAATTAATATAAAAACTCATTTTATATAAGCTTTATTTTATATCATAGATGATAAGATTGGACTTATTATAAGCTTAATCGTAC
It encodes the following:
- a CDS encoding O-antigen ligase family protein, with product MTLYVASYLMISRFWKAKEWVLDVFLVSGMIVCFVGITDYFRMDVLNLHKYIAHEEWDIFTSTIGNINMYTGYVALILGASAAWFAIAKSRIRVIWCYLCMVISFFAIILGRSDNAYLALAALFGFLPFLLFRSKTGMKRYLLMLATFGTVVLCIIQMNQAYKDTVIGLDSLFQTLAEFNGFLYVVAGLWAIYAAVYILIKKSRNKNDEVGPVVMYGWAGLLILSVLVLGFLLFDANVAGNAARYGSLGNYLVFDDSWGTGRGYIWRKSMELYKEFTPMHKLFGHGPDTFGILTVTKIGEEMPQRFENAHNEYLQYFMTIGLTGLIAYVVFLGSAIYCMCKNVKTKPYIIGCCFAVICYMTQAVVNISVVIVTPMMWLLLSVGMASGKKRCDE